In the genome of Ignavibacteria bacterium, one region contains:
- a CDS encoding T9SS type A sorting domain-containing protein, whose product MKKFFLYIFTPFLFVLFFLSLITDFKYFPSDNKSSELKEPLKMIQGKEDNPYEAAEFRYKMLATTKDSKDKFVDLPELRREAVEFFKQNLTPQGDNSSAGTDWVPIGPGNIGGRIRSILIKPSSPSTILIGAVAGGVWKSTNAGLNWTPTMDELDPIAIGSMVFDPKHPDTVFAGTGEGWGNSDAVYGNGIYRSTNFGDTWELLAATTSTSFRNVLRMASDTAGNIYAATKSINTKQGGGEYTLAGGLFKSTNSGTSWTKISSSTFADNYFNPTDVIAMTPSEILFAVNNNGATFGGIYRTTNGGTNWTKITSGLPTTGHARIALAQDPSHKDTLYSVFQSTDGSPAGDGGLEGIFMSTNRGVDWTGVTTPPKISSTGTRSYLGTQGWYDNVITVDPHNSANIYVGGVDMMKSTNRGTNWTQLTYWHSFYGSPVIHADHHATAYDPVTPDIVYEGNDGGIFKTTDGGTTWTSLNNGLAITQYYGGAVSPLGVGALYGGTQDNGHLKYSAGTDWTMVFGGDGGYAAVDQTTSTTAYEEYVYLEMSKTTDGGSSWFSSITGLTDATSSSLCLFISPFSMNPDASSVLIAGSNKVWITSTGATLWTASSGVLSADEYVSAVSVKGPSSPYLGYAGTTDGKIFKCSSLDPAIGLDTWTDVTPPGTNGAWVRRLVINSSDPGRVIACYSGYNIVPPLSAKHIWLTTDGGLSWSDISTPIGNVPVHTAIFDPNDASIIYAGTETGVIKTTNSGVSWTSFATGMPKYVPVDELVLQTTTQTGFAFTHGRSVYYTDGPLPVELASFSAVVNERNVTLNWTTSTEENNSGFDIERRTITNENWAKVGFVQGNGNSSEPHNYTFTENNLNAGTYKYRLKQIDYNGNFEYFNLSSEVNVGIPDKFDLSQNYPNPFNPTTKINYEFPVEGKVILKVYDISGREVAQLVNEIQTAGYYTVSFNASSFASGVYFYRLFANGNNGQQYQMTKKMMLIK is encoded by the coding sequence ATGAAGAAGTTTTTCCTGTATATCTTCACGCCTTTCCTGTTCGTTCTTTTTTTCTTATCTCTCATTACCGATTTTAAATATTTCCCATCTGACAATAAATCTTCTGAACTAAAAGAACCTCTGAAAATGATTCAGGGCAAGGAAGATAATCCTTATGAAGCCGCAGAGTTCAGATACAAAATGCTTGCCACCACGAAAGATTCCAAAGACAAATTTGTAGACTTGCCGGAATTGCGACGGGAAGCGGTTGAATTTTTTAAGCAAAATTTAACACCGCAGGGAGATAATTCAAGCGCTGGAACCGACTGGGTTCCGATTGGACCCGGAAATATAGGCGGAAGAATAAGGTCTATATTAATAAAGCCGTCATCTCCATCTACCATTTTAATTGGAGCAGTTGCAGGAGGGGTTTGGAAATCAACAAATGCAGGTCTTAACTGGACACCAACAATGGATGAGCTTGACCCCATTGCAATCGGAAGCATGGTATTCGACCCCAAACATCCTGACACGGTATTTGCAGGTACCGGCGAAGGTTGGGGAAACTCAGATGCAGTTTATGGAAATGGAATTTACCGTTCGACAAACTTCGGAGACACCTGGGAGCTTCTCGCTGCTACAACTTCAACATCTTTCAGAAATGTTCTGCGGATGGCTTCAGATACTGCCGGAAATATTTACGCTGCAACAAAAAGCATAAACACAAAACAAGGCGGTGGTGAATATACACTCGCAGGAGGGTTATTTAAAAGCACAAATTCCGGAACCAGCTGGACAAAAATAAGCTCCTCTACTTTTGCGGATAACTATTTTAATCCGACAGATGTAATTGCTATGACCCCGTCAGAAATTTTATTTGCCGTTAATAACAACGGTGCAACCTTTGGTGGAATTTACAGAACAACGAACGGCGGAACTAACTGGACTAAAATCACTTCCGGTTTACCGACAACAGGGCATGCAAGAATTGCTCTAGCACAAGACCCTTCGCATAAAGATACTTTGTATTCGGTATTTCAATCAACCGACGGGTCACCCGCAGGTGATGGAGGGCTTGAGGGAATTTTTATGTCCACAAACCGCGGCGTTGACTGGACAGGCGTTACAACACCTCCAAAAATCAGTTCCACCGGAACACGTTCATATCTCGGAACGCAGGGATGGTATGACAACGTTATAACCGTTGACCCGCATAACTCGGCAAATATCTATGTCGGCGGTGTGGATATGATGAAATCAACCAACCGTGGAACAAACTGGACTCAGTTGACCTATTGGCATAGCTTTTATGGCTCTCCTGTAATTCATGCTGACCATCATGCAACTGCTTATGACCCGGTAACTCCTGACATTGTTTATGAAGGAAATGATGGTGGAATTTTTAAGACAACGGACGGAGGAACAACCTGGACTTCTCTGAATAATGGACTTGCAATAACTCAATATTATGGCGGCGCAGTTTCTCCGTTGGGTGTTGGTGCTTTATACGGAGGAACGCAAGATAACGGGCATTTAAAATATTCTGCAGGAACTGACTGGACTATGGTCTTCGGAGGCGATGGTGGTTATGCTGCTGTTGACCAGACAACATCAACTACAGCATACGAAGAATACGTTTATCTTGAAATGTCAAAAACTACAGACGGCGGTTCATCCTGGTTCTCAAGCATAACAGGTTTAACCGACGCAACAAGCAGTTCGCTATGTTTATTCATTTCGCCGTTTTCGATGAATCCCGATGCATCAAGTGTTCTCATAGCCGGTTCAAATAAAGTATGGATAACATCAACCGGCGCAACATTATGGACTGCGTCAAGCGGTGTGCTTTCAGCGGATGAATATGTAAGTGCTGTTTCTGTTAAAGGACCAAGCTCGCCTTATCTCGGATACGCCGGAACAACAGATGGAAAAATATTTAAATGCAGTTCACTTGACCCGGCAATCGGTTTAGATACATGGACTGATGTTACACCTCCGGGAACAAACGGAGCATGGGTTCGCAGATTAGTTATAAACAGTTCCGACCCCGGACGGGTTATTGCCTGTTATTCCGGATATAATATAGTCCCGCCATTAAGCGCAAAACATATATGGCTCACAACAGATGGAGGGCTAAGCTGGTCTGACATTTCAACCCCAATTGGAAACGTTCCCGTTCATACGGCAATTTTTGACCCGAACGATGCTTCGATAATTTATGCAGGAACTGAAACTGGAGTAATTAAAACTACTAACTCAGGTGTGAGCTGGACTAGTTTTGCAACGGGAATGCCGAAATATGTTCCGGTTGATGAGTTAGTGCTTCAAACAACTACGCAAACAGGTTTTGCTTTTACTCACGGAAGAAGTGTTTATTATACCGACGGTCCTCTTCCTGTTGAATTAGCTTCATTTTCCGCAGTCGTTAATGAAAGAAATGTTACTTTAAACTGGACAACTTCGACCGAAGAGAATAATTCGGGATTTGATATTGAACGCCGGACAATTACAAATGAAAACTGGGCAAAAGTCGGCTTTGTTCAAGGGAACGGTAATTCAAGCGAACCTCATAATTATACTTTTACCGAAAATAATCTGAATGCAGGAACATATAAATACAGATTAAAACAAATTGATTACAACGGGAATTTTGAATATTTTAACTTGTCTTCTGAAGTTAATGTTGGTATACCTGATAAATTTGATTTGTCACAAAACTATCCGAATCCGTTTAACCCTACAACAAAAATAAATTACGAGTTTCCTGTTGAAGGAAAAGTAATTCTGAAAGTTTATGACATCAGCGGCAGGGAAGTAGCGCAGCTTGTGAACGAAATTCAGACAGCAGGCTATTATACAGTTTCTTTCAATGCTTCCAGTTTTGCAAGCGGAGTATATTTCTATAGACTCTTTGCAAACGGAAACAACGGACAGCAATATCAAATGACAAAGAAAATGATGCTGATTAAATAA
- a CDS encoding T9SS type A sorting domain-containing protein yields the protein MKKVLYFSILVFMMMSFFASNSNAQITIGANPYTDLKSAFTAINNGVETGAITININSSFTEPDSATLNASGTGSASYTSVLIKPTAPGLTITGNTVRAVINLLGADNVTIDGRVGVGVTRELTILNNATTTLSAVIKMSSMGVGLGATNNIVQYCNIKTGQNLPTVASYGIYIAGLTMTATGTGADNDNNTISNNAISKAAHGIYTRGTSTANPNQNTAITNNIIGGDIAADYVVVNGIDMTNSNLVTISNNRIYNMIVVHTAIVRAINLSAGMTNVTINANVILDIKNNTTGSFVSGQGIFISGTGAVNATISNNSIAGISGGLGSGTATNNVWGIMVAAGNSYNIFYNSISITGTPPATGSVDRLGCLAFNSAASTGLVVNNNIFYNTRPPGNVTSGGSYNIYSVATVANLTSNYNDFYISGTRVFTGFITSADRATLADWQAATTQDANSINGNPLFANALNYLPVGSTSPCLNAGTPIAVTTDILGVTRNVTTPTIGAYENPVNVSDAGVTILYTLGYIPVNFGANHVITAIVSNLGNQAITNLNVTLDISGANSFNNVKVVASLPIGASETVTFDPFTPTATGTNNVMVSVPITPDRPFEDPSSYDSKIISTTPQYGYFERPNLPVYSLTPPVRDMNKKSASAEMETLVWEKPEVENDNAGANSFSVTQEATVNQFSYAIGTVATGGVGFNGGTGDFVAKFTTAIAGSLNQVDVNFVNGGQPFIVGVWDATGLGGSPGTLMYETDTMTSASGVFTVIINPALAIPAGSFYVGVRQIGTVNVSFAYQTENPIRSGTFYFASPTGSTTWNDFAPNNFFRFMISPKFALAHDVSADGIDQVGTNYYNPGTIAIPMTGSVINLGTSTETFDVNRKVYDGNTVVYDNTITVNNLASNASAVTTFANFTTFVSGTTYTIVDSTRLGTDQNIPNNRFSSTFTPFVAKTACILWADAGSRDSLIAQMNTYTSDYDVVSATGFTGSFRAWKTVFYVLASTGNWTAAIRDSLKAYLDASPFEGLTTKRTLVIFGNDLGYNNDPIRNGAALAADTLFYRQYLGGTYMADSWLTAVPTATRKFYGAGPFSSVTADSSSDSFPDMVRPSDSNPQGQRTSGFYPLTVDSSSSGDSACALYYSGTYNLFYGTNTYSAYRTRIGVVDNPLGIFVAIKDWIEANGGILPVELMSFTYNVNRNIVNLNWSTNSEINNSGFDIERRIAGSNTWSKIGNVEGSGNTNEPKNYSFTDNGLQTGKYNYRLKQIDFNGNYEYHNLSGEVIVGVPGKFDLSQNYPNPFNPVTKINYDLPVDGKVNLRIYDITGREVANLVNGIQTAGYYTIQFNASNFASGVYFYRIISEGTAGQQFVMTKKMVLVK from the coding sequence ATGAAGAAAGTTCTTTATTTTTCTATTTTGGTGTTTATGATGATGTCCTTTTTCGCATCAAACTCAAACGCGCAAATCACTATAGGTGCAAACCCATATACTGATTTGAAAAGTGCATTTACTGCAATCAACAACGGCGTTGAAACCGGAGCTATTACTATTAACATTAACTCCAGTTTCACTGAACCGGATTCAGCTACATTAAATGCAAGCGGAACCGGAAGCGCAAGTTATACTTCCGTATTAATCAAACCTACTGCTCCCGGCTTGACAATCACAGGTAATACCGTAAGAGCTGTAATCAATTTGCTTGGCGCAGATAACGTAACAATCGACGGTAGAGTTGGTGTTGGCGTTACAAGAGAACTAACGATATTAAATAATGCTACAACAACACTGTCAGCAGTTATTAAAATGTCTAGTATGGGAGTCGGTCTTGGTGCCACAAACAATATAGTTCAGTATTGTAATATTAAGACCGGACAAAACTTGCCTACGGTTGCATCCTACGGTATTTATATTGCAGGATTAACGATGACTGCAACCGGAACAGGTGCAGATAATGATAATAATACAATCTCTAACAACGCAATATCAAAAGCCGCGCATGGAATTTATACACGCGGAACTTCAACTGCAAATCCAAATCAGAACACAGCCATTACAAATAATATTATTGGCGGTGATATTGCTGCTGATTATGTAGTTGTGAATGGAATTGACATGACAAATTCCAATCTCGTTACCATATCAAACAATAGAATTTATAATATGATTGTTGTTCATACTGCAATCGTAAGAGCAATCAATTTATCGGCAGGTATGACAAACGTTACTATTAATGCTAACGTTATTCTTGATATTAAAAATAATACAACAGGCAGCTTCGTATCAGGTCAGGGTATTTTTATTTCAGGAACCGGAGCTGTTAATGCAACAATCTCCAATAACTCAATCGCAGGAATTTCAGGTGGTCTTGGTTCAGGAACTGCAACAAATAATGTCTGGGGAATAATGGTTGCTGCCGGAAACTCCTATAACATTTTTTATAATTCAATTAGTATAACAGGAACTCCTCCTGCAACCGGTTCTGTAGATAGATTAGGTTGCTTGGCTTTTAACAGTGCTGCCTCAACAGGTTTGGTAGTTAATAACAATATTTTTTATAACACACGTCCACCGGGAAATGTAACTTCGGGAGGTTCTTATAATATTTATTCTGTTGCAACAGTTGCAAACCTTACTTCAAACTATAATGATTTTTATATTTCAGGAACTAGAGTTTTTACGGGATTTATCACAAGTGCTGACAGAGCAACTTTGGCTGACTGGCAAGCAGCAACAACCCAAGATGCAAATTCCATTAACGGAAACCCGTTGTTTGCAAATGCTTTGAATTATCTTCCTGTTGGCTCTACATCTCCATGTTTAAACGCAGGAACGCCGATTGCTGTTACAACTGATATTTTGGGTGTTACAAGAAACGTAACAACTCCAACCATTGGTGCCTATGAAAACCCTGTAAATGTCTCTGATGCAGGTGTTACCATTCTTTATACATTAGGTTACATTCCGGTTAACTTCGGTGCTAACCATGTTATTACTGCAATTGTTTCAAACTTAGGAAATCAGGCAATAACTAATCTCAATGTAACTTTGGATATTAGTGGCGCAAACTCTTTTAATAATGTTAAAGTAGTCGCTTCATTGCCGATTGGCGCATCAGAAACGGTAACTTTTGATCCATTTACTCCTACGGCTACAGGAACTAATAACGTTATGGTATCCGTGCCTATTACCCCTGACCGTCCTTTTGAAGACCCATCTTCATATGATTCAAAAATTATCTCAACAACACCTCAATACGGTTATTTTGAGAGACCTAACTTGCCGGTATATTCCTTAACTCCGCCGGTGCGTGATATGAATAAAAAATCTGCATCAGCTGAAATGGAAACATTAGTTTGGGAAAAACCTGAAGTTGAAAATGATAACGCAGGTGCAAATTCATTTTCTGTAACTCAAGAGGCAACCGTAAATCAATTCTCCTATGCAATTGGAACAGTTGCAACAGGTGGTGTTGGTTTTAATGGCGGTACCGGTGATTTTGTCGCTAAATTTACAACTGCTATTGCCGGAAGTTTAAACCAGGTAGATGTAAATTTTGTTAATGGCGGGCAACCATTTATAGTTGGTGTATGGGATGCTACTGGTTTAGGAGGCTCTCCCGGAACATTAATGTATGAAACCGATACAATGACATCTGCTTCTGGTGTATTCACTGTTATTATAAACCCGGCTTTAGCAATACCAGCAGGCAGCTTCTATGTTGGCGTCAGACAAATTGGAACAGTTAACGTTTCGTTTGCATATCAAACTGAAAATCCTATCAGGAGCGGAACATTCTATTTTGCATCACCAACAGGAAGCACAACATGGAATGATTTTGCCCCGAATAATTTCTTCAGATTTATGATTTCACCAAAATTTGCTCTGGCACATGATGTCAGCGCGGATGGAATTGACCAGGTAGGAACGAATTATTACAACCCGGGAACAATCGCAATTCCAATGACCGGAAGTGTTATTAATCTTGGCACAAGTACTGAAACTTTTGATGTAAACAGGAAAGTTTATGACGGCAATACTGTTGTTTATGACAATACTATTACAGTAAATAACCTTGCATCAAATGCTTCTGCAGTAACTACATTCGCTAACTTCACGACTTTTGTTTCCGGAACTACTTATACCATTGTTGACTCAACGAGACTGGGAACAGATCAAAATATCCCTAACAATAGATTCAGTTCAACATTCACACCTTTTGTTGCTAAGACTGCATGTATTCTGTGGGCAGATGCCGGAAGCAGAGATTCATTGATTGCTCAAATGAATACTTATACATCAGATTATGATGTAGTCAGTGCAACCGGTTTCACCGGTTCGTTCCGTGCATGGAAAACTGTATTTTATGTGCTGGCTTCAACCGGTAACTGGACAGCCGCTATCAGAGATTCATTAAAAGCTTATCTTGATGCTTCGCCGTTTGAAGGGTTAACCACCAAAAGAACGCTTGTAATTTTTGGTAATGACTTAGGGTATAACAACGACCCAATAAGAAATGGTGCAGCTCTTGCCGCCGATACACTTTTCTATAGACAATATCTTGGTGGAACCTATATGGCAGATAGCTGGCTTACGGCAGTTCCTACTGCTACCAGAAAGTTTTACGGAGCAGGACCATTTTCTTCAGTAACTGCTGATTCAAGTTCAGATTCTTTCCCTGACATGGTCAGACCTTCTGATTCAAATCCTCAAGGACAACGTACGTCAGGTTTCTATCCGCTTACGGTTGATTCTTCAAGTAGCGGTGACTCTGCTTGCGCATTATATTATTCCGGAACTTATAATCTCTTCTACGGAACAAATACATATTCTGCATATAGAACCAGAATAGGAGTTGTTGATAATCCGCTTGGTATCTTCGTTGCCATCAAAGACTGGATAGAAGCAAACGGCGGTATATTGCCTGTTGAGCTAATGTCCTTTACTTATAATGTTAATAGAAACATTGTAAATTTAAACTGGTCTACTAACTCTGAAATAAATAATTCCGGTTTCGACATCGAAAGAAGAATTGCCGGATCAAACACATGGTCAAAAATTGGAAATGTTGAAGGTTCAGGAAATACTAACGAACCAAAAAATTATTCATTCACCGATAACGGATTGCAAACCGGAAAATATAATTATCGTTTAAAACAAATTGACTTCAATGGAAATTATGAATACCATAATCTTTCAGGTGAAGTTATTGTTGGTGTTCCGGGTAAATTCGACTTATCACAAAATTATCCGAATCCGTTCAACCCTGTAACAAAAATAAATTATGATTTGCCTGTTGACGGTAAAGTTAATTTGAGAATTTATGATATTACAGGTAGAGAAGTAGCAAATCTGGTAAACGGAATTCAGACTGCAGGTTATTATACAATTCAGTTCAATGCTTCTAATTTCGCCAGCGGTGTTTATTTCTATAGAATTATTTCTGAAGGAACTGCAGGTCAGCAGTTTGTAATGACTAAAAAGATGGTTCTTGTAAAATAA
- a CDS encoding T9SS type A sorting domain-containing protein, which translates to MKKFISLFLFVLFIISLTQTSFSQDVASKNSGQKIQKLTTGDNNMSLFTVVTSNGSTSANGRAPQGGRKYINTKYLITAAEMTASGFTGTVYSIGWRWNVPSPPAATVPVSQGIETTGRLIVYLRDTVGTTIGGTFIDTNGTGYTKIIEGTITIPAGTDEINIDVPVGGPGTSLFTPTPGNAVMVIFVYQTLGTLGTPAAAPNVYCLNSGALLTYQSQTVPGVTGSASAFRPETRLGNTILLAADVGAQTNLSPTGTANNFVTYTYAPKASIKNFGFTTQGPFNVTTEITGPVPYTNTKSVSSLAASGATTLTFDSTFTPTYGTYTMKTYTQLAGDMDHANDTTWSTFNVANPNYGGGFSNSGGYYYSNSIIGSGAPSSPEFNWIDPVAAGHTPITFADPDDGTFPVDMGFNFTYMGTTYNTGATNLNIYTNGFLNLGTPVSGAFYGVTSFPNPTTTFNLIALGLIDLDFTNTFYPAAKVYYGGDASKFVVTYYHGYRWVSGGTSTDYITMQIIFFANGNIKFQYNDAESFNYTTTFTPFCDIGMQNSDGTNGLQYRVEGSGGPMFSSPIAVEFGQNQGALPVELASFTSNINRNNVNLNWATASEINNAGFDIERKPAGSEVWNKIGNVVGSGNSTQPKNYSFNDRGLNTGKYNYRLKQIDYNGNFKYFTLSGEVIVGVPNEYRLSQNYPNPFNPTTKIDYDLPFDSKVGIRIYDMLGREVAVLVNDQMKAGYYTVQMNAINFASGTYFFRIIAQGANGKEFVMTKKMQLIK; encoded by the coding sequence ATGAAAAAATTTATATCACTTTTTTTATTTGTTCTCTTTATAATATCTTTAACTCAAACATCTTTTTCTCAGGATGTTGCATCAAAAAACAGCGGACAAAAAATTCAGAAACTTACTACCGGTGATAACAATATGTCTCTTTTTACGGTTGTGACCAGTAATGGTTCGACTTCAGCAAACGGAAGAGCGCCTCAAGGCGGAAGAAAATATATAAATACGAAATATTTAATTACAGCTGCTGAAATGACAGCTTCAGGATTTACTGGTACTGTTTATTCTATTGGATGGAGATGGAACGTTCCTTCCCCTCCTGCAGCAACTGTTCCTGTCAGTCAGGGTATTGAAACAACCGGAAGATTAATAGTTTATTTAAGAGATACAGTAGGTACTACAATTGGAGGAACTTTCATCGATACTAACGGTACGGGATATACAAAAATTATAGAAGGCACAATAACTATTCCTGCGGGTACAGACGAAATTAATATCGATGTTCCCGTTGGCGGACCTGGAACTTCACTATTTACACCTACTCCTGGTAACGCCGTGATGGTAATTTTTGTTTACCAAACACTTGGAACACTCGGAACACCTGCTGCAGCTCCTAACGTATACTGCCTAAATTCGGGTGCATTATTAACATATCAATCTCAAACGGTTCCTGGAGTAACAGGTTCAGCATCTGCATTCCGCCCGGAAACAAGACTTGGCAATACAATTCTTCTTGCAGCAGACGTTGGTGCTCAAACAAATCTTTCACCAACTGGAACAGCTAATAATTTCGTTACATATACCTATGCTCCAAAGGCATCAATTAAGAATTTTGGTTTTACCACTCAGGGACCTTTTAATGTAACAACTGAAATAACTGGTCCTGTGCCATATACAAATACTAAGAGCGTTTCATCACTGGCAGCATCGGGTGCAACTACTCTGACATTTGATTCGACATTTACACCTACATATGGAACTTACACAATGAAAACATATACTCAGTTAGCAGGTGATATGGACCATGCTAATGACACTACATGGAGCACATTTAATGTAGCCAATCCTAATTATGGAGGCGGATTCTCGAACAGTGGTGGTTATTATTATTCAAACTCAATTATTGGCAGCGGTGCACCATCATCGCCTGAATTTAACTGGATTGACCCCGTTGCGGCGGGTCATACGCCTATTACTTTTGCCGATCCGGATGATGGGACTTTCCCGGTGGATATGGGATTTAATTTTACTTACATGGGAACTACCTATAATACCGGAGCAACAAATCTAAATATTTACACAAATGGATTTTTAAACTTAGGTACTCCAGTATCAGGTGCATTTTACGGCGTAACATCTTTCCCAAATCCAACTACAACTTTTAATTTAATTGCTTTGGGGCTAATTGATTTGGATTTTACCAATACATTTTATCCCGCGGCAAAAGTTTACTATGGCGGTGATGCTTCCAAGTTTGTAGTAACATACTATCATGGATATAGATGGGTATCTGGCGGTACTTCAACCGATTACATAACAATGCAGATTATTTTCTTTGCAAATGGAAATATAAAATTCCAATATAATGATGCTGAATCATTCAACTATACTACAACATTCACGCCATTCTGTGATATAGGTATGCAAAACAGTGACGGTACAAATGGTCTGCAATATAGAGTTGAGGGCTCTGGTGGTCCAATGTTCTCTTCTCCTATTGCAGTAGAATTCGGACAAAATCAGGGAGCTCTTCCTGTTGAACTTGCTTCATTTACTTCAAATATAAATCGAAATAATGTTAATCTGAATTGGGCAACTGCAAGTGAAATTAATAATGCAGGATTCGATATCGAAAGAAAACCTGCCGGATCTGAAGTTTGGAACAAAATTGGAAATGTTGTGGGTTCAGGTAACTCTACACAGCCAAAGAATTATTCTTTCAACGATAGAGGTTTGAACACAGGTAAATATAATTACAGATTGAAACAAATTGATTACAACGGAAACTTCAAATACTTTACTCTTTCAGGTGAAGTAATTGTTGGAGTTCCGAATGAATACAGACTGTCGCAAAATTATCCTAACCCATTTAACCCGACAACGAAAATTGATTACGACCTTCCGTTCGACAGCAAAGTCGGTATCAGAATTTATGATATGCTTGGTCGTGAAGTTGCAGTTCTCGTAAATGACCAGATGAAAGCCGGTTATTATACAGTTCAGATGAATGCAATCAATTTTGCAAGCGGAACATATTTCTTCAGAATAATTGCGCAGGGTGCAAATGGAAAAGAATTTGTGATGACAAAAAAGATGCAGTTGATTAAATAA